The sequence GCGAAACCGGACGGCACGCCCCGCGACGGCCGGTCGTCGGAGTAGCGGGACGAGGAGGACCGGGACGGTCGGTCCTCCTCGTGGCCGCCGGCCGGCCGGCGGTCCCGCGCGTCCGAGGGATCGGCACGCAGGCTGGAGAAGTAGCCGTCATCGTCGTCCGGCAGCTCACGCTGGTCCTGGAAGGCCGGAATGGCCATCGTCCTCACCTGCTCACCAGTCGTCTAGCGGCGCCCGCCACCCCTGCGGCCGACGTGACGGCCCGGTCGCCGCCGGCCCGTCAGTTATGCGTACGCACGTCGCCGCCGGATGGCTCAACCGCGTACCGGAAAATTCTCTGATCCGGGAAGGGATAGGTTCTGCGGGTGCGTTCCGACAACCCCGCGGTGGTCACCGTCATCGGTCTCGGCGCCGGCGGCTGGCCGGACCTTTCCGGTACGGCCCAGGCCCTGCTGACCGACGCCGAGGTGGTCTTCGGCGGCCCCCGGCAGCTGGCCCTGCTCCCGGACGCCACGACCGCGCGGCGGGTCCCCTGGCCCTCCCCCATGCTGCCGGCGCTGCCCGGCCTGTTCGAGTCCGAGCGCGACCGCCGGGTCTGCGTGCTGGCCAGCGGCGACCCGATGTTCCACGGCATCGGCGCCACGCTGGCCCGGATCCTCGGCCCGCGGCGGCTGCGCGTCCTGCCGCACCCGTCCTCGGTCTCGCTGGCCGCCGCCCGCCTCGGCTGGGATCTGGCCCGCACCGACGTGGTCAGCCTGGTGACCGACCCGGTCCCGGCGATCGGCCGGGCGCTGAACCCGGGCCGCCGGATCCTGGTCCTGTCCGCCGGCGCCGAGACCCCGGCCGCCGTCGCCGGCTACCTGACCTCCCGGGGCTACCCCGGGGCCCGGCTCACCGTGCTGGAGCAGCTCGGCGGCCCGGGCGAGCGGCTGCTCAGCGGCACGGCCGGCGACTGGGCGATGCCGCCCGGCGACCCGCTCAACGTGATCGCGGTCGAGTGCGGCGACGGCCCGCCGCTCGCGGTGGCCCCCGGGTTGCCGGACGCGGCGTACGAGACGGACGGCCAGCTCACCAAGCGCGAGGTCCGCGCCGTCACCCTGGCCGCTCTCGGCCCGGCCCCGGGCCGGCTGCTCTGGGACGTCGGCGCCGGCTCCGGCAGCATCGGGATCGAATGGCTGCGCAGCCACCCGGCCTGCCGCGCGGTGGCGATCGAGTCCTCCGCCGGCCGGGTCGCCACGATCACCGCGAACGCCGCCGCCCTCGGCGTGCCCGGCCTGCGGGTGGTGCACGGCCGTGCCCCGCAGGCGCTGGACGGCCTGCCCGACCCGGACACCGTCTTCATCGGTGGCGGGGTGACCCGGGACGGCGTCCTGGACCGCTGCCTGGCCGCGCTGCGCCCGGGCGGGCGGCTGGTGGCGAACGCGGTGACGGTGGAGTCGGAGGCGGTGCTGGCCGCCTGGTACGCGAAACTGGGCGGCGAGCTGACCCGCCTGACGGTGCAGCGCGGCTCGCCGGTGGGTGGCTTCACCGGCTGGCGTTCCCTCATGCCGGTGACGATCTGGACACTGAATCGATGACCGTACATTTCATCGGCGCCGGGCCCGGCGCCGCCGACCTCATCACCCTGCGTGGCCATCGGCTGCTCAGCGAGTCGCCGGTCTGCCTGTACGCCGGCAGCCTGGTGCCCGCCGAGCTGCTCGCCGCCTGCCCGGGCGGCGCCCGCCTGGTGGACACCGCGAACCTGACCCTCGACGAGATCGTCGCCGAGATGGTCGCGGCGCACGAGGCCGGCCGGGACGTGGCCCGGCTGCACTCCGGCGACCCGTCGGTGTTCAGCGCGGTCGCCGAGCAGATGCGCCGGCTGGACGCGGCCGGCGTGCCGTACGACGTCACCCCGGGCGTTCCGGCGTTCGCCGCGGCGGCGGCCACCCTGGGGCGCGAGTTCACCGTGCCCGAGGTGGCGCAGACGGTGATCCTGACCCGCACCGCGGAACGGGCCACCGCCATGCCGCCCGGCGAGGACCTGGCCACGCTCGGCGCGAGCCGGGCCACGATGGTGCTGCACCTGGCCGTGCAGCGGATCGACGCGGTGGTCGCCGAGCTGGTCGGCAACTACGGCACGGACTGCCCGGTCGCCGTGGTGGCCCGGGCCAGCCGGCCGGACGAGCTGATCGTGCGTGGCACACTCGCCGACATCGCGGACCGCGTCCGGGCGGCCGGGATCCGGCGGACCGCGGTGATCGTGGTGGGCGCCGCGCTGACCGCCGGCCAGTTCCCGGACAGCCACCTGTACTCGGCGGACCGCTGCCGCTCGTGAGGATCCTGATCCTGGGCGGCACCACCGAGGCCCGTGAGCTGGCCGGGCTGGTCGCCGGCGAGCACCGGGTGGTCACCTCGCTGGCCGGGCGCACGAGCGCGCCGCGGCTGCCCGCGGGGGAGGTCCGGGTGGGTGGTTTCGGCGGCGTGGCCGGGCTCGCCGGGTACCTGCGGGACGAGCGGATCGAGCTGCTGGTGGACGCGACGCACCCGTTCGCGGCGACCATGAGCGGGCACGCGGTCGCGGCGGGGGCGGTCACCGGCGTACCGGTGCTTTCCCTGCGCCGGCCCGGCTGGACCGCGGCGCCGGGCGACGTCTGGCACCGCGTCGCGTCCCTGGGCGAGGCGGCGGCCGTCCTGCCCGGGCTGGGCCGGCGGGTCTTCCTGACCACCGGACGGCAGGGCCTGGCCGCCTTCGCCGGCCTGGACGAGTGCTGGTTCCTGGCCCGGTCGGTGGAGCCGCCGGCGCCGCCCGCGCCACGGCGTCTGCGGGTGCTGCTGGACCGCGGGCCGTTCACCGTCACGAGCGAACGCGGGCTGCTCGCCGAGCACCGGATCGACGTGCTGGTCACCAAGGACAGCGGCGGCTCGGACGCGAAGCTGGTGGCGGCGCGGGAGCTGGGCGTGCCGGTGCTGATGATCGACCGGCCACCGGCGAGCGCCGCACCGGCCGTGCCGACCGCGCCGGCCGCCGCGGAGTGGATCGGGCGGCTGGCCCGGCGGTGACCGCTTCCGGCGGCACCGGCCAGGCCGGATCGCCGCTGGTCGGTCAGCTGCGGGCGCGGGGCTCGCGGCGGCCCGGCCGACCGGGGTGGACGTGGTCGGCGGCGCGGGCTGGACTCGGCGCCGGCCGGGCGGACGTGGTCGTCGACGTGCTGAACACGCGGGAGCGGGAGGAGACGGCGGCCACCGCGTCCTTCCGGGAGTCGGCGCGGAACGTGGCGCGCTCGGCCGGGGTCCGCGCGAAGATCACTTCGGACGGGCGGCCGTTCCTCGGCGCGGACATCCCGGTGGACGCGCCGGTCGCCGGACCGGGCGCCCGGCTCGGCACGGTCACCCTGGCCGCCTGGCGGGAGCGCGGCGGGAGCTGACCGCTCCGGGCCGGCCGCGGGCCGCGGCCGGGCCGGCCTTCAGACCTTGGCCTTGAAGGTGCTCCGGTACGCCTGCGGGGTCGTGCTGAGCCGCTGGGTGAAGTGGTGCCGCAGGGTCTGCGCGCTGCCGAACCCGGCCCGGCCCGCGATCGCCTCGACGCTCAGGTCGGTCTCCTCCAGCAGCCGGCGGGCGAGCAGCACCCGCTGACCGGTCAGCCAGTCGTGCGGGGTCGCGCCGGTCTCGGCCCGGAACCGGCGGGCGAACGTCCGCGCGGCCATGTGCACGGCGTCGGCCATGGTCTCCACGGTGTGCTCCCGGTCGAGCGTCTCCAGCAGGTGGGCGAGCAGCGGCTGCAACGTCGCGCAGGACGCCATCGTGGGGATCGGCGTCTCGATGAACTGGGCCTGCCCGCCGTCGCGGTGCGGCGGGACCACCATCCGCCGGGCGATCTGCGCGGCCACCGCCGAGCCCTGCTCCTCGCGGATCAGGTGCAGGCCGCAGTCGA is a genomic window of Actinoplanes teichomyceticus ATCC 31121 containing:
- the cbiE gene encoding precorrin-6y C5,15-methyltransferase (decarboxylating) subunit CbiE → MRSDNPAVVTVIGLGAGGWPDLSGTAQALLTDAEVVFGGPRQLALLPDATTARRVPWPSPMLPALPGLFESERDRRVCVLASGDPMFHGIGATLARILGPRRLRVLPHPSSVSLAAARLGWDLARTDVVSLVTDPVPAIGRALNPGRRILVLSAGAETPAAVAGYLTSRGYPGARLTVLEQLGGPGERLLSGTAGDWAMPPGDPLNVIAVECGDGPPLAVAPGLPDAAYETDGQLTKREVRAVTLAALGPAPGRLLWDVGAGSGSIGIEWLRSHPACRAVAIESSAGRVATITANAAALGVPGLRVVHGRAPQALDGLPDPDTVFIGGGVTRDGVLDRCLAALRPGGRLVANAVTVESEAVLAAWYAKLGGELTRLTVQRGSPVGGFTGWRSLMPVTIWTLNR
- the cobM gene encoding precorrin-4 C(11)-methyltransferase — translated: MTVHFIGAGPGAADLITLRGHRLLSESPVCLYAGSLVPAELLAACPGGARLVDTANLTLDEIVAEMVAAHEAGRDVARLHSGDPSVFSAVAEQMRRLDAAGVPYDVTPGVPAFAAAAATLGREFTVPEVAQTVILTRTAERATAMPPGEDLATLGASRATMVLHLAVQRIDAVVAELVGNYGTDCPVAVVARASRPDELIVRGTLADIADRVRAAGIRRTAVIVVGAALTAGQFPDSHLYSADRCRS
- a CDS encoding cobalt-precorrin-6A reductase yields the protein MRILILGGTTEARELAGLVAGEHRVVTSLAGRTSAPRLPAGEVRVGGFGGVAGLAGYLRDERIELLVDATHPFAATMSGHAVAAGAVTGVPVLSLRRPGWTAAPGDVWHRVASLGEAAAVLPGLGRRVFLTTGRQGLAAFAGLDECWFLARSVEPPAPPAPRRLRVLLDRGPFTVTSERGLLAEHRIDVLVTKDSGGSDAKLVAARELGVPVLMIDRPPASAAPAVPTAPAAAEWIGRLARR